A single region of the Populus nigra chromosome 2, ddPopNigr1.1, whole genome shotgun sequence genome encodes:
- the LOC133682808 gene encoding protein CYPRO4-like encodes MGGSHSREDLELSDSDAESQQEEDSYQDVSTETPEKSSSAGRNRPETPSSFDEVESKLKALKLKYPSTTTQTQQSPNPNFKNGVKLYLHIGGNTPKAKWVTSEKLTTYSFIKTSKINGQNEEEEEEESESEEVAWWVLKVSTKIRAKVAVEMQLKTFKEQRRVDFVAEGVWAMKFFSDEDYKLFNSKYQDCLFENTFGYESNEANKVKVYGKDFVGWADPGKADDSMWEDAEDEFLKSPGSATPASGNQDLREEFEEAANGGIQSLALGALDNSFLVGDSGIQVVKNFSHGIHGKGVYVNFGSGNHSSGSNLVHSTPKKALLMRAETNMLLMSPMNEGKLHSTGLHQLDIETGKIITEWKFEKDGTDITMRDIANDSKGAQLDPSGSTFLGLDDNRLCRWDMRDRHGIVQNLASANTPVLNWTQGHQFSRGTNFQCFASTGDGSIVVGSLDGKIRLYSTNSMRQAKTAFPGLGSPITHVDVTFDGKWILGTTDTYLILICSLFTDKDGKTKTGFNGRMGNRIAAPRLLKLTPLDSHLAGVNKKFQKAQFSWVTENGKQERHLVATVGKFSVIWNFQQVKNGSHECYRNQEGLKSCYCYKIVLKDDSIVDSRFMHDKFAVSDSPEAPLVIATPMKVSSFSISSRR; translated from the exons ATGGGGGGTTCTCATAGCCGTGAAGATCTAGAGCTCTCAGACTCGGACGCAGAGTCCCAACAAGAAGAAGATAGCTACCAAGATGTCAGCACTGAAACCCCAGAAAAATCATCGTCCGCCGGAAGAAACAGACCCGAAACTCCATCTTCTTTTGATGAAGTTGAATCCAAGCTTAAAGCCTTAAAACTCAAATACCCTTCAACAACAACCCAAACCCAGCAAAGCCCTAaccctaattttaaaaatggtgTCAAACTTTACCTTCATATCGGCGGTAACACCCCAAAAGCCAAATGGGTTACTTCAGAGAAGTTGACTACTTATTCTTTCATCAAGACCTCAAAAATTAATGGTCAAaatgaagaagaggaggaggaggagtcaGAATCTGAAGAAGTTGCTTGGTGGGTTTTGAAGGTTAGTACTAAAATTAGAGCGAAAGTCGCTGTTGAGATGCAATTAAAGACATTTAAGGAACAGCGCCGCGTTGATTTTGTTGCTGAAGGTGTATGGGCTATGAAGTTTTTTAGCGACGAGGATTATAAGCTTTTTAATAGTAAGTATCAGGATTGTTTGTTTGAGAATACTTTTGGGTATGAGTCGAATGAAGCAAACAAGGTTAAAGTTTATGGGAAGGATTTTGTTGGGTGGGCGGACCCGGGAAAGGCAGATGATTCTATGTGGGAGGATGCAGAGGATGAGTTCTTGAAAAGCCCTGGATCTGCGACTCCTGCGAGTGGAAATCAGGATTTGAGAGAGGAATTTGAGGAGGCGGCCAATGGAGGGATACAGAGCTTGGCATTGGGTGCGTTGGATAATAGTTTCTTGGTGGGTGATTCAGGGATTCAGGTTGTTAAGAATTTTAGCCATGGGATTCATGGGAAAGGTGTTTATGTCAATTTTGGAAGTGGGAATCATAGTAGTGGTTCGAATTTGGTACATTCAACCCCTAAAAAGGCGCTTCTTATGCGGGCTGAGACTAATATGTTGCTTATGAGTCCGATGAACGAAGGGAAATTGCATTCTACTGGTTTGCATCAGCTTGATATTGAGACTGGGAAGATTATTACCGAGTGGAAGTTTGAAAAGGATGGGACTGATATTACCATGAGGGATATTGCAAATGATAGCAAGGGAGCACAATTGGATCCGTCAGGATCGACATTTTTGGGGTTGGATGACAATAGGCTTTGCAGGTGGGATATGCGTGACCGGCATGGGATCGTTCAAAATCTTGCTTCAGCTAATACTCCTGTCCTGAATTGGACTCAAGGGCATCAGTTTTCAAGAGGGACTAACTTTCAGTGCTTTGCTAGCACTGGTGATGGATCAATTGTTGTTGGGTCTCTTGATGGGAAGATTCGATTGTATTCAACCAATTCTATGAGGCAGGCAAAAACAGCTTTTCCTGGCCTGGGATCACCTATTACTCATGTTGATGTTACCTTTGATGGGAAGTGGATATTGGGCACCACTGATACTTATTTGATCCTAATCTGCTCTCTTTTCACAGACAAGGATGGTAAGACAAAGACTGGTTTTAATGGTCGTATGGGTAATAGGATTGCAGCTCCAAGATTGTTGAAGCTGACTCCTTTGGATTCACATCTAGCTGGCGTTAATAAGAAGTTCCAAAAGGCTCAGTTCTCTTGG GTCACAGAGAATGGGAAGCAGGAGCGCCATTTGGTTGCAACAGTAGGCAAGTTTAGTGTGATTTGGAACTTCCAGCAGGTAAAGAATGGCTCCCATGAGTGCTATCGTAATCAAGAGGGCTTGAAGAGCTGCTACTGCTACAAGATAGTCCTCAAGGATGACTCCATTGTTGATAGCCGTTTCATGCATGACAAGTTTGCAGTCAGCGATTCTCCTGAGGCTCCTCTGGTGATTGCAACCCCCATGAAAGTCAGCTCCTTCAGCATATCGAGCAGGCGCTGA
- the LOC133682154 gene encoding UDP-glucuronate:xylan alpha-glucuronosyltransferase 2 isoform X1 has translation MAEGLNLQKLMKTTPSKALVIRINLVFLAFFLVFYASLLLSPSSSVYFENAASLVKCSLRECHHKAENGSGVKAIVEETKANAPRNMTKVEVPSFMNGMGKGKKIGMVNMDEDDVTGWKAHGETIPIGFERVSEFFKWPDLFPEWIDEEEETDVPSCPEIPMPDFEVYDSLDLIVAKLPCKYPEEGWNREVFRLQVHLLAANLAVKKGRRDWKWRTKVVFWSKCRPMLELFRCDDLVKQEGDWWFYEPEMTKLEQKVSLPIGSCKLALPLWTQGINEVYDLSKIQRTTRTTKREAYATVLHSSEAYVCGVIALAQSLLQTGTKRDLVLLLDNSISEPKRHALAAAGWKIRFIKRIRNPRAEKYSYNEYNYSKFRLWQLTDYDKIVFIDADIIVLRNLDILFHFPQMSATGNDVWIFNSGIMVIEPSNCTFKILMDRRKEIISYNGGDQGFLNEVFVWWHRLPRRVNFLKNFWANTTNEASVKNELFGADPPKVYSIHYLGLKPWLCYRDYDCNWNIGDQRVYASDVAHQRWWKFHDAMDEKLQNFCGLTKRRKIELDWDRKMARKSQFSDEHWKINVTDPRRVHLI, from the exons ATGGCTGAGGGACTTAACCTTCAAAAGCTAATGAAGACTACACCTTCAAAAGCTTTGGTTATCAGAATCAATTTGGTTttccttgctttctttcttgttttctatgCATCCCTTCTTCTCTCGCCATCTTCTTCAGTCTATTTTGAGAATGCAGCATCTCTCGTTAAGTGCTCATTGAGAGAGTGCCATCACAAG GCAGAAAATGGGAGTGGGGTGAAGGCAATCGTGGAAGAGACGAAAGCCAATGCTCCAAGAAATATGACCAAGGTTGAGGTACCGAGCTTCATGAATGGGATGGGAAAGGGAAAGAAGATCGGCATGGTAAATATGGATGAAGATGATGTTACCGGCTGGAAAGCTCATGGAGAGACTATACCTATCGGTTTTGAAAGGGTGTCTGAGTTTTTCAAGTGGCCGGACTTGTTTCCTGAATGGATTGACGAGGAGGAAGAAACAGATGTTCCATCCTGTCCAGAAATACCAATGCCAGATTTCGAAGTCTATGACAGCCTGGACTTGATAGTGGCAAAACTACCATGCAAGTATCCTGAAGAAGGATGGAATAGAGAGGTGTTTAGGCTCCAAGTTCACCTCTTAGCAGCGAATTTGGCTGTGAAAAAGGGTAGGAGGGATTGGAAGTGGAGGACCAAGGTGGTGTTTTGGAGCAAATGCAGACCAATGTTGGAGTTGTTTAGGTGCGATGATTTGGTAAAACAGGAAGGTGATTGGTGGTTCTATGAGCCGGAGATGACAAAGTTGGAACAGAAGGTCTCGTTGCCTATTGGGTCTTGCAAACTGGCTTTGCCTCTGTGGACACAAG GTATTAACGAAGTCTACGATCTCTCCAAGATTCAAAGGACAACAAGAACTACCAAACGAGAGGCCTATGCCACGGTACTCCATTCCTCAGAAGCCTACGTCTGTGGTGTCATAGCCCTTGCCCAAAGCCTTCTCCAAACAGGGACCAAGCGTGACCTTGTTCTTCTCCTAGATAATTCCATCTCTGAACCCAAACGTCATGCTCTTGCAGCAGCCGGGTGGAAGATCCGATTCATCAAAAGAATCCGAAACCCTAGAGCTGAAAAATACTCGTACAATGAGTACAACTACAGCAAGTTTAGGCTGTGGCAGCTCACTGATTATGACAAGATCGTCTTCATAGATGCGGACATCATAGTTTTGCGTAACCTTGATATCCTTTTTCACTTCCCTCAAATGTCAGCTACGGGGAACGATGTATGGATTTTTAATTCTGGTATCATGGTCATTGAGCCATCAAATTGcacattcaaaatattaatggaCCGACGCAAGGAGATTATTTCATACAATGGAGGTGATCAAGGGTTCCTTAATGAAGTTTTTGTATGGTGGCATAGATTACCAAGAAGAGTGAACTTCTTGAAAAACTTCTGGGCTAACACTACCAATGAGGCTAGTGTCAAGAACGAGCTCTTTGGGGCAGACCCACCAAAAGTTTATTCCATACATTATCTGGGGTTAAAGCCTTGGCTTTGTTACAGAGACTATGATTGTAACTGGAATATAGGAGATCAACGTGTTTATGCAAGTGATGTAGCACATCAGAGGTGGTGGAAATTTCACGATGCCATGGATGAGAAGTTGCAAAATTTTTGTGGGTTAACGAAGCGGAGAAAAATTGAGTTGGACTGGGATAGAAAAATGGCTAGAAAGAGTCAGTTCAGTGATGAGCATTGGAAAATAAATGTTACTGATCCTAGAAGGGTTCATTTGATATAA
- the LOC133682807 gene encoding protein WEAK CHLOROPLAST MOVEMENT UNDER BLUE LIGHT 1-like, whose amino-acid sequence MQDSSDGQKSQGKSEPVHNSSDVEQPQDPIERAQPDEPALPHVKVRVQQDKSASPHAKIASPAFRTPKSSDSPRLSPRLVKQADINRGLIDTAAPFESVKEAVSKFGGIVDWKAHRIQTVERRKLVDQELETVQVEMPEYKKRSEAAEEEKTQVLKELDNTKRLIEELKLNLERAQTEEHQAKQDSELVKLRVEEMEQGIADEASVAAKAQLEVAKARHSAAVSELKAVNDELEALHKEYTSLVSEKDEAVKKAEVAVSASKEVEKTVEELTIELIATKESLESAHAAHLEAEEQRIGAIMAKEQDSLHWEKELKQAEEELQRLNQQILSAKDLKSKLDTASALLVDLKTELAAYMESKIKDETEGEPRAEQEEPEKKTHTNIQATVASAKKELEEVKLNIEKATAEVNCLKVAALSLQTELEKEKLALSTIKQREGMASVTVASLQAELDKTRSETARVQMKEKEAREKMIEIPKKLQQAAEAADEAKSLAQMAREELRKAKEEAEQAKAGASTMESRLLAAQKEIEASRASEKLALAAIKALQESESAHSTSDVDTPTSVTLSLEEYYELSKLAHEAEEQANLRVAAAISQIEVAKESESRTAEKLEQVNQEMSARKEALKIAMDKAEQAKEGKLGVEQELRKWRAEHEQQRRASESGQGAANPIKTPGASFEDRKESKNFDRAPDTAVGYASSPKSHVPGSNTETDSSPEVKVPRKKKKSLFPRLLLFLARKKSHASKTG is encoded by the exons ATGCAGGATTCCTCTGATGGACAGAAATCTCAAGGAAAATCTGAACCCGTACATAATTCCTCTGATGTAGAGCAACCTCAGGATCCTATTGAAAGAGCACAACCTGATGAACCTGCTTTGCCCCATGTAAAGGTTAGAGTGCAGCAGGATAAGTCTGCTTCTCCTCATGCGAAGATTGCCAGTCCTGCTTTCAGGACACCAAAATCTAGTGATTCCCCTCGACTTTCCCCTCGACTTGTTAAACAGGCTGATATAAACAGAGGTCTAATTGATACGGCAGCTCCTTTTGAATCTGTTAAAGAAGCTGTTTCTAAGTTTGGAGGAATTGTTGATTGGAAAGCCCATAGAATCCAGACTGTAGAG AGACGCAAGCTCGTAGACCAAGAATTAGAGACAGTGCAGGTGGAGATGCCTGAGTACAAGAAACGATCAGAGGCTGCTGAAGAGGAAAAAACACAAGTTCTTAAGGAGTTGGACAACACTAAGAGACTAATTGAAGAGCTAAAGCTCAATCTGGAGAGGGCACAGACAGAAGAGCATCAGGCAAAACAAGATTCTGAGCTTGTCAAGCTCAGGGTGGAAGAAATGGAACAGGGGATTGCTGATGAAGCTAGTGTTGCAGCCAAGGCACAACTTGAGGTTGCTAAAGCCAGGCATTCAGCTGCCGTATCGGAACTAAAGGCTGTTAATGATGAGTTGGAAGCACTGCACAAGGAATATACTTCTTTGGTTAGTGAGAAAGATGAAGCTGTGAAAAAAGCTGAAGTGGCTGTTTCTGCATCCAAGGAAGTTGAGAAGACTGTAGAGGAACTCACTATTGAGCTGATTGCTACAAAGGAATCCTTAGAGTCTGCTCATGCTGCTCATCTGGAGGCAGAGGAGCAAAGAATAGGAGCAATCATGGCCAAGGAGCAAGATTCTCTTCACTGGGAGAAGGAATTAAAGCAAGCAGAAGAGGAGCTCCAGAGACTTAACCAACAAATTCTTTCAGCAAAAGATCTCAAATCAAAACTAGACACTGCTTCAGCTTTGTTAGTTGATTTGAAAACTGAGTTAGCAGCGTATATGGAATCTAAAataaaggatgaaactgaaGGAGAACCAAGAGCTGAGCAAGAGGAACCCGAGAAAAAAACTCACACCAACATACAAGCAACAGTTGCTTCAGCAAAGAAGGAACTGGAAGAAGTAAAACTCAACATTGAGAAAGCAACTGCTGAAGTAAATTGCTTGAAGGTGGCTGCCTTATCGTTACAAACAgagcttgaaaaagaaaaactggcTCTTTCCACCATTAAGCAGAGAGAAGGAATGGCCTCAGTAACAGTTGCTTCTCTTCAGGCTGAGCTGGACAAAACTAGGTCAGAAACAGCCCGGGTTCAGATGAAAGAGAAAGAAGCCAGGGAAAAAATGATCGAGATTCCCAAGAAACTGCAGCAGGCAGCGGAAGCAGCTGATGAGGCCAAGTCACTTGCTCAAATGGCTCGTGAAGAGTTGCGAAAGGCGAAGGAAGAAGCAGAACAAGCAAAGGCTGGCGCAAGTACGATGGAGAGTAGATTACTTGCAGCTCAAAAGGAGATAGAAGCTTCCAGGGCCTCTGAAAAATTGGCATTAGCAGCCATTAAAGCTTTGCAAGAGAGTGAATCTGCTCACAGCACCAGCGATGTGGATACACCTACCAGTGTAACACTTTCTTTAGAAGAGTACTATGAGCTCAGCAAGCTCGCCCATGAAGCAGAGGAGCAGGCCAACCTGAGGGTAGCAGCTGCTATTTCTCAAATTGAGGTAGCCAAGGAATCCGAGTCAAGAACTGCAGAGAAGTTGGAACAAGTGAATCAAGAGATGAGTGCAAGAAAGGAAGCTCTGAAAATTGCAATGGATAAGGCTGAGCAGGCCAAGGAAGGGAAGTTGGGTGTAGAACAGGAGTTGAGAAAGTGGAGAGCTGAACATGAGCAACAGCGAAGGGCTAGTGAATCTGGTCAGGGAGCCGCAAACCCCATTAAAACCCCAGGGGCAAGCTTTGAGGACAGGAAAGAATCAAAGAACTTCGACCGTGCACCAGATACTGCTGTGGGTTATGCTTCAAGTCCAAAATCGCATGTACCTGGAAGTAACACGGAAACCGATTCCTCTCCAGAAGTAAAGGTtccaaggaagaagaagaaatcattgTTCCCACGATTGTTACTGTTTTTAGCAAGGAAGAAGTCGCATGCATCGAAGACAGGGTAA
- the LOC133682154 gene encoding UDP-glucuronate:xylan alpha-glucuronosyltransferase 2 isoform X2, which produces MTKVEVPSFMNGMGKGKKIGMVNMDEDDVTGWKAHGETIPIGFERVSEFFKWPDLFPEWIDEEEETDVPSCPEIPMPDFEVYDSLDLIVAKLPCKYPEEGWNREVFRLQVHLLAANLAVKKGRRDWKWRTKVVFWSKCRPMLELFRCDDLVKQEGDWWFYEPEMTKLEQKVSLPIGSCKLALPLWTQGINEVYDLSKIQRTTRTTKREAYATVLHSSEAYVCGVIALAQSLLQTGTKRDLVLLLDNSISEPKRHALAAAGWKIRFIKRIRNPRAEKYSYNEYNYSKFRLWQLTDYDKIVFIDADIIVLRNLDILFHFPQMSATGNDVWIFNSGIMVIEPSNCTFKILMDRRKEIISYNGGDQGFLNEVFVWWHRLPRRVNFLKNFWANTTNEASVKNELFGADPPKVYSIHYLGLKPWLCYRDYDCNWNIGDQRVYASDVAHQRWWKFHDAMDEKLQNFCGLTKRRKIELDWDRKMARKSQFSDEHWKINVTDPRRVHLI; this is translated from the exons ATGACCAAGGTTGAGGTACCGAGCTTCATGAATGGGATGGGAAAGGGAAAGAAGATCGGCATGGTAAATATGGATGAAGATGATGTTACCGGCTGGAAAGCTCATGGAGAGACTATACCTATCGGTTTTGAAAGGGTGTCTGAGTTTTTCAAGTGGCCGGACTTGTTTCCTGAATGGATTGACGAGGAGGAAGAAACAGATGTTCCATCCTGTCCAGAAATACCAATGCCAGATTTCGAAGTCTATGACAGCCTGGACTTGATAGTGGCAAAACTACCATGCAAGTATCCTGAAGAAGGATGGAATAGAGAGGTGTTTAGGCTCCAAGTTCACCTCTTAGCAGCGAATTTGGCTGTGAAAAAGGGTAGGAGGGATTGGAAGTGGAGGACCAAGGTGGTGTTTTGGAGCAAATGCAGACCAATGTTGGAGTTGTTTAGGTGCGATGATTTGGTAAAACAGGAAGGTGATTGGTGGTTCTATGAGCCGGAGATGACAAAGTTGGAACAGAAGGTCTCGTTGCCTATTGGGTCTTGCAAACTGGCTTTGCCTCTGTGGACACAAG GTATTAACGAAGTCTACGATCTCTCCAAGATTCAAAGGACAACAAGAACTACCAAACGAGAGGCCTATGCCACGGTACTCCATTCCTCAGAAGCCTACGTCTGTGGTGTCATAGCCCTTGCCCAAAGCCTTCTCCAAACAGGGACCAAGCGTGACCTTGTTCTTCTCCTAGATAATTCCATCTCTGAACCCAAACGTCATGCTCTTGCAGCAGCCGGGTGGAAGATCCGATTCATCAAAAGAATCCGAAACCCTAGAGCTGAAAAATACTCGTACAATGAGTACAACTACAGCAAGTTTAGGCTGTGGCAGCTCACTGATTATGACAAGATCGTCTTCATAGATGCGGACATCATAGTTTTGCGTAACCTTGATATCCTTTTTCACTTCCCTCAAATGTCAGCTACGGGGAACGATGTATGGATTTTTAATTCTGGTATCATGGTCATTGAGCCATCAAATTGcacattcaaaatattaatggaCCGACGCAAGGAGATTATTTCATACAATGGAGGTGATCAAGGGTTCCTTAATGAAGTTTTTGTATGGTGGCATAGATTACCAAGAAGAGTGAACTTCTTGAAAAACTTCTGGGCTAACACTACCAATGAGGCTAGTGTCAAGAACGAGCTCTTTGGGGCAGACCCACCAAAAGTTTATTCCATACATTATCTGGGGTTAAAGCCTTGGCTTTGTTACAGAGACTATGATTGTAACTGGAATATAGGAGATCAACGTGTTTATGCAAGTGATGTAGCACATCAGAGGTGGTGGAAATTTCACGATGCCATGGATGAGAAGTTGCAAAATTTTTGTGGGTTAACGAAGCGGAGAAAAATTGAGTTGGACTGGGATAGAAAAATGGCTAGAAAGAGTCAGTTCAGTGATGAGCATTGGAAAATAAATGTTACTGATCCTAGAAGGGTTCATTTGATATAA
- the LOC133682809 gene encoding photosystem I chlorophyll a/b-binding protein 5, chloroplastic yields the protein MAVAMGRPFVIQPCLSSSLCSLSKNINKSSFGAAETFLPAKPSSTRCTPVVVHAQQRPTWLPGLDPPPYLDGTLAGDFGFDPLGLGEDPQSLKWYVQAELVHARFAMAGVAGILFTDLLRVTGIRKLPVWYEAGAVKFEFASTRTLIVVQLLLMGFAETKRYMDFVSPGSQAKEGSFFGLESALEGLEPGYPGGPLLNPLGLARDIENAHVWKLKEIKNGRLAMVAMVGIFVQAAVTHAGPIDNLIEHLSNPWHRTIIQTLANSGS from the exons ATGGCAGTTGCAATGGGTAGACCTTTCGTTATTCAGCCATGTTTGTCTTCCTCCTTGTGCTCCTTGtctaagaacataaataagtcATCTTTCGGCGCAGCAGAAACCTTTTTGCCTGCCAAACCAAGCAGCACTCGTTGCACACCAGTTGTGGTTCATGCCCAACAGCGACCAACATGGCTTCCTGGGCTTGACCCTCCACCTTATCTTGATGGAAC TTTGGCTGGAGATTTTGGGTTCGACCCTCTTGGCCTCGGAGAGGACCCACAGAGCCTGAAGTGGTATGTGCAGGCAGAGTTGGTCCATGCTCGCTTTGCCATGGCTGGAGTTGCTGGAATTCTTTTCACAGAT CTACTACGAGTGACAGGGATCAGAAAATTGCCAGTTTGGTATGAAGCAGGTGCTGTGAAATTCGAATTTGCAAGCACAAGGACGTTGATTGTGGTCCAGCTGCTCCTGATGGG ATTTGCTGAGACAAAAAGGTACATGGATTTCGTTAGTCCTGGATCTCAAGCTAAGGAAGGATCTTTCTTTGGACTGGAATCTGCACTAGAAGGCTTGGAACCTGG CTATCCTGGAGGTCCTCTGTTAAACCCTCTAGGTCTGGCTAGAGATATCGAGAACGCCCATGTCTGGAAGCTTAAAGAGATTAAAAATG GACGGCTTGCGATGGTAGCCATGGTGGGCATTTTTGTGCAAGCTGCAGTGACTCATGCTGGTCCTATAGATAACCTTATAGAGCACCTCTCTAACCCATGGCACAGAACCATCATTCAAACCCTCGCTAACTCTGGTTCCTAG